A single window of Deltaproteobacteria bacterium DNA harbors:
- a CDS encoding 4Fe-4S dicluster domain-containing protein yields MKKSSGGKELYGMVIDLDKCIGCGACAVACMAENNLAFRYDETDKLKSATWMRLYRLSNGQPYPRTRVVYLPRPCMHCQHHTPCVSVCPVTATQMDEKGIVSQIYSRCIGCRYCMAACPYHVRYFNWWDPVFPKGLENYLNPDISVAMRGVVSKCTFCNHRYQRAKDRAYMEDRRDLKESEYITACTEACPTKAIAFGNLKDPQSQVAKLKKSPKAFRLLEKLGSEPKVYYLSTQDWVRRQGDNVLKEEVARKAS; encoded by the coding sequence ATGAAAAAGTCCTCAGGGGGAAAAGAATTGTATGGCATGGTCATTGACCTGGATAAATGCATCGGATGCGGGGCCTGTGCCGTGGCTTGTATGGCTGAAAACAACCTGGCCTTCCGGTATGATGAGACGGATAAACTGAAGTCCGCCACCTGGATGCGGCTCTACCGCCTGAGCAACGGGCAGCCCTATCCCAGGACCCGGGTGGTTTACCTGCCCAGGCCCTGTATGCACTGTCAGCATCATACCCCTTGTGTCTCGGTCTGTCCGGTCACGGCCACGCAAATGGATGAAAAAGGTATTGTCAGCCAGATCTATTCCCGCTGCATCGGCTGCCGGTATTGTATGGCCGCCTGTCCTTATCATGTCCGCTATTTCAATTGGTGGGACCCGGTCTTTCCCAAAGGACTGGAGAATTATTTGAATCCCGATATCTCCGTGGCCATGCGCGGGGTAGTCAGTAAATGTACCTTTTGCAACCATCGCTATCAACGGGCTAAGGATCGGGCCTATATGGAAGACCGGCGGGACCTCAAAGAAAGCGAATACATCACGGCCTGCACCGAGGCCTGCCCGACCAAAGCCATCGCCTTCGGTAACCTTAAGGACCCTCAAAGTCAGGTCGCCAAACTGAAAAAAAGTCCAAAGGCCTTTCGGCTCCTGGAAAAATTAGGGAGCGAGCCCAAGGTTTATTACCTGTCTACCCAGGACTGGGTCCGTCGCCAGGGGGATAATGTCTTAAAAGAAGAAGTGGCCAGAAAGGCTTCATGA